TAAATCCCCAAAGCAGCGCTTATGGCAGGCTGACAGGTGTGTGCTGCAGCCGGCCTCCATTTTGCCGAGTACGGTTTTTGCCACGGCGCTGGACGTGTAGCTGGCAAAATCAAAATGGTGGCTTAAGTTATTAAAACTGAGCAGCTTTCATCATTGGCTGCTGAACGTCAAGGTTGGAGGAGCAGCGAGGATTAATGTCCTTTAAAGCACAAAGCCTGCTGTCACTgcccgctctctctctctcagctgaTCCCGTCATCTCATCATCCCACGCCGTCCTCTGCTCTCTtttgctctttctctctttccggCCAGCTGTCCAGTCGACGTCCATCACTGcaggatttttttctgcttctctctctctctcattttcccagatttccctttttttctttctgattttCCCAccatctcttcctcctctggATCCGGGCCGAGATATGAAGCGGCACCATGGGTTTTATGGAATTCTACCTGGAGATTGACCCCGTCACCCTGAACCTCATCATCCTGGTTGCCAGCTATGTCATCCTGCTGCTCGTCTTCCTCATCTCCTGCATCCTGTACGACTGCCGCGGCAAAGACCCCACCAAGGAGTACGCCCCTGACAACACGCCAGCGCCGCCCAGCCAGTCGCCCATACGCCTGGTGGTCATGCAGAACTCGCCCACCACCACCCGGTACGAGCCCAACAACAAAGCGAGCCACGCCGAGCTGCCGACGCCGGACCTGAGCCGGGACAGAGGAGAGCGGGAGCGGGAGAAGAGGAGTACTCTGGTCTGAGAGGAAGTGGAAGGTTCGGACAGATAACCATGAAGTGCTGCTCTTTCATTCCCAGactcttattttttaatttgaacATCCCGGATGGCGCTGAGGAGCCAGCAGGAGGTAAGGCGTCCCGAGGAGGCCACTTAGCAGGCCTTTGGTGGGTTTGatggaggtactggtccgtgtatGATGGAGGTACTGGTCCATGTATGATGGAGGTACTGGTCCATGTATGATGGAGGTACTGGTCCATGAATGGTCAAAGCAAAGAGAATcattgtgctgctgtttttctttggaaGACCAAACCGTGTTTTAATCACTGTTGAAGGCAAACACATCGGATCCTTTGTAGGATCATTCATGTCTAAGTCTCTATGATGGATTTGTGCTGCGTGATGTGGCCCCGACGTTCTGACATAATGAATATGTCGTTTAACTAAAGCagaaaagattttctttttatctgaCTTTATGGGGACCCCACCTACCACCTGACCTACAGCACGGGGACGCCTACATTCTGAGGACCTTCGTGAAGCTTGTTTATTGGTTTATTTTGGGGTTAAGTCATAGTTTACAAGTAAAGGCTGAAACTGGGTTAATCGTGTGTTTACCAGAATGAATGTGGACGGGCCCAGTGGGTTACTATAGGTCAGCCGTGGTCCAGTGTCAGACCAGTAACAGCACTGGGGCTTACATCAGTCGGTGTCCCACGAGGATCTCCAAGGAGTAAAAGTGTTGAGCAGAGTGAAACCCCCAAACCACATCTGTTTAATCATCTCACATGTGAACATCTGCGTGTGTGCAGATGTTTCAGTTCCCTGCGTGTCCACAGCATCTGTTCATCCCATGAACACAGCTCCTGTCCGACCATCGGCGCTAATCCACCCAGCATTAGCAAACGCATGGAAATCAGTGATTTGTGATATGCGTCTCGGTGTGTGACGTGAATCGAGGACATTGTCGGAGCAGCTGATTGGTTCCCTTTGTTAAATCAGATTAACAGAAAATcggaaacagaaaaaacagatttagaTTCAGAACTGCCGTCGAACACGGATCTGCTGCACGCAGACAGAGAAACGACAGTCACAGAGCACTTAGCTTTAATTTGCTTAAAAGTCACACAATAACAAACATTTTCAGTCGGCTGTCTGCGTCTGTGGCGTGGAGTTACAGAACGAATGGACTCAAACGAGCCACAGACAAAATCACGCGGTGAATGTTTGATGTTTGACAGATTTGTCTGTGACTCGGACCAACACAGGAAACCTCGCTgaaagatatttatttattttagcattaaaaacatttcaattGAGTTTGCTCATACAAGTGGATTAAACATCACAGTTTACAGTATTTTACTATAAAATGACAGCATTATAATTTAAGGCAGCTGTGGCTTAAACCGTACACAGGGTGGAGGTCGTTGTTAGCGCTCGTTGACCGGTTACTTTAAGTGCCTGGCATTGAAATCCAGACGTGTTTTTTGTCAATGATACACAGAATTCTGCTAATGCATGAAATGCATCAAAACACACGTCTTTGAGTCAAGTTTGGTTTCAAAGTGAGCTGACAGGCTGAAAGCAGCTCTCTGTCTGAATTAGCTTCACTGCAGAAATCACAGCTGTGATGTTCCTCATAAACCAAATACGGCCCTTCTTAAAAACATAATCAGATTCTCAGTCATGATATTATATATGAGAATATTACGGATGAATGAtggttaaaataaatgtattaatccAGAGCTGAACATGGACGTAACTGTACCGACCATAGTCCCAGGGAATGATGTTTGTAGATTAGAGATTAGTTTGgaaatttaaagtaaaaca
The Oreochromis aureus strain Israel breed Guangdong linkage group 8, ZZ_aureus, whole genome shotgun sequence DNA segment above includes these coding regions:
- the si:ch73-256g18.2 gene encoding small integral membrane protein 36, whose translation is MGFMEFYLEIDPVTLNLIILVASYVILLLVFLISCILYDCRGKDPTKEYAPDNTPAPPSQSPIRLVVMQNSPTTTRYEPNNKASHAELPTPDLSRDRGEREREKRSTLV